From Vibrio aerogenes, a single genomic window includes:
- a CDS encoding ExeM/NucH family extracellular endonuclease has product MKQQFSFSLLSALIAGVVAQPAVADVVISQYVEGSSFNKAIEIANTGDEAVTLDHFKLALSRNGSGQWDSELSLAGKVIAAKDVLVIANSQANSDILAVSDMTDDTMTSFNGNDPVALLKDDEVYDVVGSMGGSDFAKDVTLVRHTDVLSASAEYQVTQWDTLEKNNIEGLGSLSDSSSSASFTCTMDDGSSPEFTSIHDIQGDGDKSPLIGDSSYITDDDYYVQGVVTAVTTGLNKGFYLQSLENDYNPQTSEGLFVYTNQSSSDLKAGDVVCVKGKVQEYYSQTQLKAGQNQWVKQDEQAVPRARSIFMLPTDENFDQTLERYEGMLVKLTPLTNMRVSRTFSWDYDAYRSNMVLSQGHINMHPNQQHVAGSDASEQQRIDNGQRRLFVESDQKAPNGVIPYYADFGRTDIDQNGSTEDYIRVGDMLVGAQGVLNYSYGEYRLTMTNQLSRHNFIHLDPRTETPLMHYGNLRIASFNVLNYFNSPFGGDANEHGESRGAGSYGEFEIQQEKIVNAIIRLDADIVGLMEIENNGFGESGAIHQLVDQLNARLSDSSDYYSVVEFDTNNDGQITKDDSVGTDVITTGVIYRKSKATLDSQQIIPMPKQLAPEVYSEAQGKVIEDGKNYQRQTLAPTFKIDGLDETLTVAVNHFKSKGSTCWEDAAPVSEGGQNMTDPDYQGSCENFRVAAAVALGEALEKVDGYKIILGDLNSYAKEDPMLILTDYDTAKYDKTIRAARNTYLGDQEQFGDQGAVIEKSYGYLNAVEMMRRHGWSYSYNDEVGTMDHLLISPELSSYVVDAMDWHINGGESKLFDYTSKNKGDLPRYSDQFRSSDHDPAVLELWVPEKTECWGWYCWWY; this is encoded by the coding sequence ATGAAACAACAATTTTCATTCTCACTGCTTTCTGCTTTGATTGCTGGCGTTGTAGCACAGCCGGCTGTCGCAGATGTGGTGATATCACAGTATGTAGAAGGGTCATCTTTTAATAAGGCCATTGAAATCGCCAATACAGGTGATGAAGCCGTCACGCTTGACCATTTTAAATTAGCACTATCAAGAAATGGCAGTGGACAGTGGGATAGTGAGCTGTCACTGGCCGGAAAAGTCATTGCAGCGAAAGATGTTTTGGTGATTGCTAACTCTCAGGCGAATAGTGATATTTTGGCTGTCAGCGATATGACGGATGATACGATGACCAGCTTCAATGGTAATGATCCCGTTGCACTACTGAAAGATGATGAAGTTTATGACGTGGTTGGTTCCATGGGGGGAAGCGACTTTGCGAAAGATGTGACGCTGGTCCGTCACACCGATGTATTGAGCGCTTCAGCTGAATATCAGGTGACGCAGTGGGATACGCTTGAGAAAAATAACATTGAAGGACTGGGAAGCCTGAGTGACAGCAGCAGTTCAGCGTCTTTCACCTGTACGATGGATGACGGAAGTTCGCCAGAATTCACCTCGATTCACGACATTCAGGGAGACGGAGATAAATCTCCTCTGATTGGTGATTCGTCTTACATAACGGATGATGATTATTATGTTCAGGGTGTTGTGACAGCGGTAACGACCGGGCTGAATAAAGGGTTCTATCTTCAATCTCTGGAAAATGACTATAATCCCCAAACGTCTGAAGGCTTATTTGTTTATACCAATCAGTCATCTTCTGACCTGAAGGCAGGAGATGTGGTTTGTGTGAAAGGAAAAGTCCAGGAATATTATTCTCAGACTCAGTTGAAAGCGGGTCAAAATCAGTGGGTAAAACAAGATGAGCAAGCGGTTCCCCGCGCCAGATCAATCTTCATGCTGCCAACTGATGAAAACTTTGATCAGACACTTGAGCGTTATGAGGGGATGTTGGTCAAACTGACGCCTTTGACGAACATGCGGGTAAGCCGGACATTTAGCTGGGACTATGATGCATACCGCAGCAATATGGTTTTATCGCAGGGGCATATCAATATGCATCCAAACCAGCAACATGTCGCTGGATCTGATGCATCAGAACAACAGCGAATTGATAATGGTCAGCGTCGGCTGTTTGTTGAATCGGACCAGAAAGCACCGAACGGTGTGATCCCTTACTATGCTGATTTTGGCCGCACCGATATCGACCAAAATGGCTCGACAGAGGATTATATCCGGGTTGGCGATATGCTGGTTGGTGCGCAAGGTGTGCTCAACTATAGTTATGGCGAATATCGTCTGACGATGACCAATCAACTGTCACGGCATAATTTTATTCATTTAGACCCGCGTACCGAGACTCCGCTGATGCATTACGGAAATTTACGCATAGCTTCCTTTAATGTATTGAACTATTTCAATTCACCATTTGGTGGCGATGCAAATGAGCACGGGGAAAGCCGGGGTGCTGGCAGCTATGGTGAATTCGAAATTCAGCAGGAAAAAATCGTCAATGCGATTATCAGGCTGGACGCAGACATTGTTGGCTTGATGGAAATTGAGAACAATGGTTTTGGTGAGTCAGGTGCGATTCATCAACTGGTTGATCAATTGAATGCCCGTTTGTCTGATAGCAGTGATTACTATAGCGTTGTGGAATTTGATACCAACAATGATGGTCAAATTACAAAAGACGATTCTGTGGGGACAGATGTGATCACGACCGGTGTGATTTATCGTAAGAGTAAAGCAACACTGGATAGTCAACAAATTATCCCGATGCCGAAACAACTGGCACCTGAAGTGTATTCAGAAGCGCAGGGTAAAGTCATTGAAGACGGCAAAAACTATCAACGTCAAACATTAGCCCCGACATTCAAAATTGACGGGTTGGATGAGACACTGACAGTTGCTGTGAATCACTTCAAATCAAAAGGGTCAACATGCTGGGAAGATGCTGCACCTGTCAGTGAAGGCGGTCAAAACATGACTGACCCGGATTATCAGGGATCATGTGAAAATTTCCGCGTTGCTGCTGCTGTTGCATTAGGTGAAGCACTGGAAAAAGTTGACGGCTATAAGATCATTCTGGGTGATTTGAATTCTTATGCAAAAGAAGACCCCATGCTGATTCTGACTGATTATGATACAGCAAAGTATGATAAAACCATTCGTGCTGCACGTAATACATATCTTGGTGATCAGGAACAATTTGGTGATCAGGGAGCAGTGATTGAAAAAAGCTATGGCTATCTGAATGCTGTTGAAATGATGCGCCGACATGGCTGGAGCTATTCTTATAATGATGAAGTCGGAACCATGGATCATTTATTGATTAGCCCTGAATTAAGTTCTTATGTTGTGGATGCGATGGATTGGCATATCAATGGTGGTGAATCAAAATTATTTGACTATACAAGTAAAAATAAAGGTGATTTACCGCGATATTCAGATCAGTTCCGCTCGTCAGATCATGATCCTGCAGTACTTGAATTGTGGGTTCCTGAGAAAACAGAGTGCTGGGGATGGTATTGCTGGTGGTATTGA
- the crp gene encoding cAMP-activated global transcriptional regulator CRP: MVLGKPQTDPTLEWFLSHCHIHKYPSKSTLIHAGEKAETLYYIVKGSVAVLIKDEEGKEMILSYLNQGDFIGELGLFEEGQERTAWVRAKSPCEVAEISFKKFRQLIQVNPDILMRLAGQMASRLQVTSQKVGDLAFLDVTGRIAQTLLNLAKQPDAMTHPDGMQIKITRQEIGQIVGCSRETVGRILKMLEEQNLISAHGKTIVVYGTR, encoded by the coding sequence ATGGTTCTAGGTAAACCTCAAACCGATCCAACTTTAGAGTGGTTTCTTTCACATTGTCATATTCATAAGTACCCATCAAAGAGTACACTCATCCATGCTGGTGAAAAAGCAGAGACACTTTATTACATCGTAAAAGGCTCTGTCGCTGTACTTATTAAAGATGAAGAAGGTAAAGAAATGATTCTTTCCTATCTGAATCAGGGAGATTTTATTGGTGAACTTGGTTTATTCGAAGAAGGCCAGGAACGTACAGCCTGGGTTCGGGCAAAATCCCCTTGTGAGGTTGCTGAAATTTCATTCAAGAAATTCCGTCAGCTGATTCAGGTCAATCCGGATATCCTGATGCGTCTTGCCGGACAAATGGCGAGTCGCCTGCAGGTGACCAGCCAAAAAGTAGGCGATTTGGCATTCCTTGATGTGACAGGTCGTATAGCACAAACACTGTTGAACCTGGCAAAACAACCGGATGCAATGACTCACCCGGATGGTATGCAAATAAAAATAACACGCCAGGAAATTGGTCAAATTGTTGGTTGCTCCCGTGAAACAGTGGGCCGCATTTTAAAAATGCTGGAAGAACAGAATCTGATTTCGGCGCATGGTAAAACTATTGTGGTTTATGGCACGCGCTGA
- a CDS encoding DUF1338 domain-containing protein, with product MTPEKLFEAMWKDYISRLCPSACQVHQLLQENEPLINDHIALRTFNLDPVKLDTLAKPFLAMGYEEKGQYHFESKKLNAKHFEHPDPRQPKVFISELEVEHCSGSVQKIVRSLVAHIRPDMVSDASFLYGGRLWPVSLEQYYILSEESEYAAWVAAHGYGANHFTVSVNQLKKMNQIAEVNRYLINNGFLLNTSGGEIKGTPAVFLEQSSTMADKVVVEFTEAELLIPGGFYEFAKRYPMANGELYPGFVTASADKIFESTNH from the coding sequence ATGACACCGGAAAAATTGTTTGAGGCCATGTGGAAAGATTATATTAGCAGGCTATGTCCTTCGGCTTGTCAGGTTCACCAGTTGTTGCAGGAGAATGAGCCATTGATCAATGATCATATTGCTCTGAGAACTTTTAATTTAGATCCTGTGAAGCTTGATACACTGGCAAAGCCATTTCTTGCCATGGGATATGAAGAAAAGGGGCAGTATCATTTTGAATCGAAGAAATTAAATGCAAAACACTTTGAACACCCGGATCCCAGGCAGCCTAAGGTGTTTATCAGTGAGCTGGAAGTCGAACACTGTTCCGGGTCTGTGCAAAAGATTGTCAGGAGTCTGGTTGCCCACATCCGTCCTGACATGGTATCTGATGCTTCCTTTTTATATGGCGGACGCTTATGGCCTGTTTCTCTGGAACAATATTATATTTTGTCGGAAGAAAGTGAATATGCAGCCTGGGTTGCGGCGCATGGCTATGGGGCTAATCACTTTACGGTCAGTGTTAATCAATTGAAAAAAATGAATCAAATCGCTGAAGTGAATCGCTATTTGATCAATAACGGTTTCTTATTGAATACTTCCGGTGGTGAAATTAAGGGAACGCCAGCGGTATTTCTGGAACAATCTTCGACCATGGCAGATAAAGTCGTTGTAGAATTTACGGAAGCTGAGCTGTTAATTCCGGGGGGATTCTATGAGTTTGCCAAACGTTATCCCATGGCAAATGGTGAGTTATATCCGGGATTTGTTACAGCATCAGCGGATAAGATATTTGAAAGTACAAATCACTGA
- the astA gene encoding arginine N-succinyltransferase, giving the protein MLIIRPIRLSDYSALYRCAVESGHGFTSLPENEELLSHRIEHSLYSFAKEEITAPSDEGYLMVGIDSDTGEVAGTTAIEASVGWDLPFYSYHIDTIVHSSRRLGVNKIVKLLSLGNNYTGCSELCSLFLLPRFRKGMNGKLMSKCRFLMMAEHPERFSSTIIAEMRGVSDEQGNSPFWQWLQEHFFGIDFTLADYLAGSGHKGFIADLMPKLPIYVNLLSQEAQSVIGKVHDKTRPALKILENEGFSCRDYVDIFDAGPTVECHIKHIRSVRESFSSHVVIEDCASGVPVIVSNTSMENFRATMTNALFDAERNHVTISSEVAKALLVDNGDRVRVLVNH; this is encoded by the coding sequence ATGTTGATTATTCGTCCCATTCGTCTATCTGACTATAGTGCTTTATATCGGTGTGCTGTTGAATCTGGTCATGGCTTTACTTCATTGCCTGAAAATGAGGAATTGCTGAGTCACCGTATTGAGCACTCTTTGTATAGCTTTGCCAAAGAAGAGATAACAGCACCATCCGATGAGGGATACTTAATGGTGGGGATTGATTCCGATACCGGTGAGGTTGCCGGAACGACAGCGATTGAGGCTTCAGTTGGCTGGGATTTACCCTTTTACAGTTATCATATCGATACGATTGTTCACTCTTCCCGTCGTTTGGGGGTAAATAAAATCGTCAAGTTGTTAAGTCTTGGGAATAACTATACCGGTTGCTCGGAGCTTTGTTCCTTGTTTCTGTTACCCCGCTTCCGGAAAGGTATGAATGGAAAATTAATGTCTAAATGTCGGTTTTTGATGATGGCTGAGCATCCGGAAAGATTTTCCTCAACTATTATTGCAGAAATGAGAGGCGTTTCTGATGAACAGGGTAATTCTCCTTTTTGGCAGTGGTTACAGGAACATTTTTTCGGGATTGATTTCACACTGGCTGACTATCTTGCAGGATCGGGACATAAAGGATTTATTGCGGATTTAATGCCTAAGTTACCAATCTATGTCAACTTGCTGAGTCAAGAGGCTCAATCCGTGATTGGAAAGGTTCACGACAAGACCCGGCCAGCTTTAAAAATTCTTGAAAATGAGGGTTTTTCCTGCCGGGATTATGTGGATATTTTTGATGCAGGTCCAACGGTTGAATGTCATATAAAGCATATACGTTCAGTGAGAGAATCTTTTTCATCACACGTTGTTATTGAGGACTGCGCAAGCGGTGTGCCTGTCATTGTCAGTAATACCTCCATGGAAAATTTCAGAGCAACAATGACAAATGCTCTGTTCGATGCAGAGAGGAATCATGTGACGATTTCATCTGAGGTTGCGAAAGCTTTGCTTGTCGATAACGGTGATCGGGTACGGGTATTAGTGAATCATTGA
- a CDS encoding aminodeoxychorismate/anthranilate synthase component II produces MLLLIDNYDSFTYNLYQYFCELDVAVQVVRNDQIDIPGIKRLKPSHLVISPGPCTPDDAGISLEAVRHFSGKLPILGVCLGHQSIAQAYGANVIRARQVMHGKTSLIRHNHTGLFHGLNDPLTVTRYHSLVVEKQSLPDCFEVTAWTELEDGRVDEIMGYQHRILPIDAVQFHPESIKTEQGHELLANFLHR; encoded by the coding sequence ATGCTGCTCCTTATCGATAACTACGATTCTTTCACATACAATTTGTATCAGTATTTTTGCGAGCTTGACGTCGCAGTTCAGGTGGTCAGAAATGATCAGATTGATATTCCTGGCATCAAAAGATTAAAGCCTTCCCATCTGGTCATATCACCAGGGCCCTGTACGCCGGATGACGCTGGTATTTCACTGGAAGCTGTCCGTCATTTTTCCGGTAAACTGCCTATTTTAGGGGTTTGTCTGGGTCATCAGTCGATTGCTCAGGCATATGGTGCCAATGTAATCCGGGCCCGTCAGGTGATGCACGGAAAAACGTCATTAATCCGGCATAATCACACCGGGTTGTTTCATGGGTTGAATGATCCGCTCACCGTCACCCGGTATCACTCTCTTGTTGTTGAGAAACAATCATTACCTGATTGTTTTGAGGTAACCGCCTGGACTGAACTGGAGGATGGCAGGGTTGATGAAATCATGGGGTATCAGCACCGTATTCTCCCGATTGATGCAGTCCAGTTTCATCCTGAGTCAATCAAAACAGAACAGGGACATGAGCTGTTAGCCAATTTCTTACATCGCTGA
- a CDS encoding aspartate aminotransferase family protein: MAMENSVDRGTFDEVMVPCYSPMEIIPVRGQGSRVWDQADKEYIDFAGGIAVSCLGHCHPAMVEALTTQGNKLWHLSNVMTNEPALRLAKKLTQLSFAEKVFFANSGAEANEAALKLARRWAVDNHGPEKSEIIAFEQGFHGRTFFTVTVGGQSTYSDGFGPKPSDVIHLPYNDLEAFKAQISDRTCAVMMEPLQGEGGIISPTPEFIQAVRDLCNQHNALLIFDEVQTGNGRTGDFYAYQGVGVTPDILSTAKSLGGGFPIGAMLTTAEIAAHFKVGVHGSTYGGNPLACAVAEAVVDIIAQPEVLQGVKEKELRFREGLEQINAKYPIFSEVRGRGLLLGAALNEAWQGRARDILVAAGKAGLLVLVAGPNVVRFTPSLLISPEDITEGLARLEQAIASVFTSS; the protein is encoded by the coding sequence ATGGCAATGGAAAATAGCGTCGATCGGGGAACGTTTGATGAGGTCATGGTGCCTTGCTACAGCCCGATGGAAATTATTCCGGTTCGGGGACAGGGATCGAGAGTCTGGGATCAGGCGGATAAAGAATATATTGATTTTGCGGGCGGTATTGCCGTCAGCTGTTTAGGTCATTGTCATCCGGCAATGGTGGAAGCATTAACGACGCAGGGAAACAAATTGTGGCATCTGAGTAATGTGATGACGAATGAGCCTGCACTTCGTCTGGCAAAGAAACTGACCCAACTCAGTTTCGCTGAGAAAGTATTTTTTGCTAATTCAGGAGCTGAAGCCAACGAAGCGGCGTTAAAACTGGCTCGTCGGTGGGCCGTTGATAATCACGGGCCGGAAAAATCTGAAATTATTGCTTTTGAACAAGGCTTCCACGGCCGTACATTCTTTACCGTCACCGTAGGCGGGCAATCGACTTATTCTGATGGTTTTGGTCCGAAACCTTCTGATGTGATTCACCTTCCTTATAATGATCTGGAGGCTTTTAAAGCTCAGATTTCTGATCGAACCTGTGCTGTGATGATGGAGCCGCTTCAGGGTGAAGGCGGTATTATTTCTCCGACACCTGAGTTTATTCAGGCTGTCAGAGACTTGTGTAATCAGCACAATGCATTATTAATTTTTGATGAAGTCCAGACCGGAAATGGCCGGACGGGCGACTTTTATGCCTATCAGGGTGTCGGTGTGACGCCGGATATTTTAAGTACGGCAAAATCTTTGGGCGGTGGCTTCCCTATCGGTGCAATGCTGACAACCGCTGAGATCGCAGCTCATTTTAAAGTGGGTGTTCATGGTTCAACATATGGCGGGAACCCCTTAGCATGTGCAGTTGCTGAAGCTGTCGTTGATATTATTGCGCAGCCTGAAGTTTTGCAGGGCGTTAAAGAGAAAGAGCTGCGTTTTCGTGAAGGTTTGGAACAAATCAATGCAAAATATCCGATCTTCAGTGAAGTTCGTGGCCGTGGTTTATTGCTGGGCGCTGCATTAAATGAGGCCTGGCAGGGACGGGCCCGTGATATTTTAGTCGCTGCGGGTAAAGCTGGTTTACTGGTTTTAGTGGCAGGGCCGAATGTTGTCCGTTTTACGCCGTCTTTATTAATTTCTCCGGAAGATATCACCGAAGGCTTAGCAAGACTTGAACAAGCTATTGCTTCGGTCTTCACCTCATCTTGA